Proteins from a single region of Patulibacter sp. SYSU D01012:
- a CDS encoding MlaD family protein codes for MIKTIPTLPRLIAMIGFALFSFGALLFLWISFGGPVPLSPKGYRFQVAFPEAAQLAQQADVRISGVTVGKVVALETVPGNQTRATIQLDEKYAPIPKAARATLRSKTLLGETFVELAPNRSAGTGPLPENGKLAASAVEPTVELDELLRTFDDKTRAAFRTWMQTQAAALNGRGDDLNAALGEFPGLIDELSELSATIDAQGSAVTQSVSGTADVFEALTARQGELRRLVSEGDKTFRTIGQRNKELAAVFEALPAFEREASRTLPAVTRLGDRAVPVVERLQPAATQLAKSFDAVNRLTPDLEAFMKRLDPVVSASKQGLPAFDRILDQMPPVLDAFVPFTRTVNPLLRYLGQNKQDFTSFVANVSAATQRGLSTPRAGRMHEVRASVTLSPQGMGYQQYVPGQSRSNPYMAPGGMKDLATGLKTLDSRTCGNTDPLPPTETNNLGGLERLLPSAFRTTGRDSPRPGCVQQGTYPGFSTVFPQLKADPPAKDAPSTSDQETRR; via the coding sequence GTGATCAAGACGATCCCGACACTCCCGCGACTGATCGCCATGATCGGCTTCGCGCTCTTCTCCTTCGGGGCGCTCCTCTTCCTCTGGATCTCGTTCGGCGGCCCCGTGCCGCTGTCGCCGAAGGGCTACCGCTTCCAGGTCGCGTTCCCCGAGGCCGCGCAGCTGGCGCAGCAGGCCGACGTCCGCATCTCGGGGGTCACGGTCGGCAAGGTCGTCGCGCTCGAGACCGTGCCCGGCAACCAGACCCGGGCCACGATCCAGCTCGACGAGAAGTACGCGCCGATCCCGAAGGCCGCGCGCGCCACGCTGCGCTCGAAGACGCTGCTGGGCGAGACGTTCGTCGAGCTGGCGCCGAACCGGTCCGCGGGCACCGGCCCGCTGCCGGAGAACGGCAAGCTGGCCGCGTCGGCCGTCGAGCCGACGGTCGAGCTCGACGAGCTGCTGCGGACGTTCGACGACAAGACGCGCGCGGCGTTCCGCACCTGGATGCAGACGCAGGCGGCGGCGCTGAACGGTCGCGGCGACGACCTGAACGCCGCCCTCGGCGAGTTCCCCGGCCTGATCGACGAGCTCTCCGAGCTGAGCGCCACCATCGACGCGCAGGGCTCGGCCGTCACCCAGTCCGTCTCGGGCACCGCCGACGTCTTCGAGGCGCTCACCGCCCGCCAGGGCGAGCTGCGCCGCCTGGTGAGCGAGGGCGACAAGACCTTCCGCACCATCGGCCAGCGCAACAAGGAGCTCGCCGCCGTCTTCGAGGCGCTGCCGGCCTTCGAGCGCGAGGCCTCGCGGACGCTGCCGGCCGTCACCCGCCTCGGGGACCGCGCCGTGCCCGTCGTCGAGCGGCTGCAGCCCGCGGCGACCCAGCTGGCGAAGAGCTTCGACGCGGTCAACCGCCTGACGCCCGACCTCGAGGCGTTCATGAAGCGTCTGGACCCCGTCGTCTCGGCGTCGAAGCAGGGGCTGCCCGCGTTCGACCGCATCCTCGACCAGATGCCGCCGGTGCTCGACGCGTTCGTGCCGTTCACGCGGACCGTCAACCCGCTGCTGCGCTACCTGGGGCAGAACAAGCAGGACTTCACGTCCTTCGTCGCGAACGTCTCCGCGGCGACGCAGCGAGGACTGTCCACTCCGCGGGCCGGGAGGATGCATGAGGTGCGCGCCAGCGTGACGCTGTCGCCGCAGGGCATGGGCTACCAGCAGTACGTGCCCGGCCAGAGCCGCAGCAACCCCTACATGGCGCCGGGCGGCATGAAGGACCTCGCCACGGGGCTCAAGACGCTCGACAGCCGCACCTGCGGGAACACCGACCCGCTGCCCCCGACCGAGACGAACAACCTCGGCGGGCTCGAGCGCCTGCTCCCGAGCGCCTTCCGGACCACCGGCCGCGACAGCCCGCGCCCGGGCTGCGTCCAGCAGGGCACCTACCCCGGGTTCTCCACCGTGTTCCCGCAGCTCAAGGCCGATCCGCCCGCGAAGGACGCGCCGTCGACCTCCGACCAGGAGACCCGCCGGTGA
- a CDS encoding lytic murein transglycosylase — translation MSASRPTNGVVAAAVAAGLLGAPAVAGAQEAAPATTPAPAPAAQPATTPNVAPAPDMPADDPITRTEPLVPESSAQKPSKPQASKGGAASSSSGTTKQDHTGTAHGVGDRVSSGDAGADDAPDAAPTTDDAPRQSGRAQRAAKRRAERAAKRKARERKREQRAEARERQQAAQTTGPATPEAPAGDATPVVPSAGENLLTPPVAVPGLFLNRFQIPPFLLPIYQAAGVQYGVRWELLAAINEIETNYGRNLNVSSAGALGWMQFMPATWNMYGVDANGDGKADPYNPVDAIFAAARYLKAAGAEQDVRRAVFAYNHADWYVDSVLLRARLISGLPADLVSSLTGLTQGVFPVAEGEDRASLGDAAAVTDGDAPESTALDTDGDDRADEGPRRSIAIRTAPGTDAVAVQDGTVVGLGESDRLGRFVRLRDVYGNRYTYGHLGSLAARVPAAGADAADEEHPAAEDEPRDPKPTAAATAGRQERGGEPAGAATDAAPGDAAAPADGDARRPAAADGGDRRDGRSGAPADPDALPATPGPAAGGPVATDGGDDRVRANPAAPDPAPAATVPGDLAAGDPSATPTPTPQTEEPAAPRPVHERETGPTRPLREGTRVTGGTVLGTVGAAKDGEDDPKRAAMTFEVRPAGRNAPRVDPKPLLEGWRLLASSSVLGAKNGGAMFAAGQGGASAGQVLLMSKAQLERRVLADDRIDIYERGREQIRQGLVDRRVLATLAYLSASGRRLTISSLRRPGSITTSGNLSEHDSGNAVDIAAVDGKVISPATQGPGSITADVIRQLLALQGTMKPHQIISLMTPSDFGGADNVLALPDHADHIHVGFHVEQTADPVLGEQARSALKPSQWDTLIGRLGKIENPTVPEKASKYAIRRKGAGRGKR, via the coding sequence GTGAGCGCGTCGCGCCCGACGAACGGGGTCGTGGCGGCGGCCGTCGCGGCCGGGCTCCTCGGTGCGCCCGCGGTGGCGGGCGCTCAGGAGGCCGCGCCGGCGACGACGCCCGCCCCGGCCCCCGCCGCTCAGCCGGCCACCACGCCCAACGTCGCGCCCGCGCCGGACATGCCGGCGGACGACCCGATCACGCGGACGGAGCCGCTCGTCCCCGAGTCGAGCGCGCAGAAGCCGTCGAAGCCGCAGGCGTCGAAGGGCGGCGCCGCGTCCTCGTCGTCGGGCACGACGAAGCAGGACCACACGGGTACGGCGCACGGGGTCGGGGACCGCGTGAGCTCGGGTGACGCGGGGGCCGACGACGCCCCCGACGCGGCGCCGACGACGGACGACGCGCCGCGGCAGAGCGGCCGCGCGCAGCGGGCCGCGAAGCGCCGCGCCGAGCGGGCCGCCAAGCGCAAGGCCCGGGAGCGCAAGCGCGAGCAGCGCGCGGAGGCGCGGGAGCGGCAGCAGGCGGCGCAGACGACCGGGCCGGCCACGCCGGAGGCTCCCGCCGGCGACGCCACCCCGGTGGTGCCGTCCGCGGGGGAGAACCTGCTGACGCCGCCGGTCGCGGTGCCGGGGCTCTTCCTCAACCGCTTCCAGATCCCGCCGTTCCTGCTGCCGATCTACCAGGCCGCCGGCGTGCAGTACGGCGTGCGCTGGGAGCTGCTCGCCGCGATCAACGAGATCGAGACGAACTACGGCCGCAACCTGAACGTCTCGTCCGCCGGTGCGCTCGGCTGGATGCAGTTCATGCCGGCCACCTGGAACATGTACGGGGTCGACGCCAACGGCGACGGCAAGGCCGACCCGTACAACCCCGTCGACGCGATCTTCGCCGCCGCGCGGTACCTGAAGGCCGCCGGCGCCGAGCAGGACGTGCGCCGCGCCGTCTTCGCCTACAACCACGCCGACTGGTACGTCGACTCCGTCCTGCTGCGCGCGCGGCTGATCAGCGGCCTGCCCGCCGACCTGGTCTCCAGCCTGACCGGCCTGACCCAGGGCGTCTTCCCCGTCGCCGAGGGCGAGGACCGCGCGAGCCTCGGCGACGCCGCCGCCGTGACCGACGGCGACGCGCCCGAGAGCACGGCCCTCGACACGGACGGCGACGACCGCGCCGACGAGGGCCCGCGCCGCAGCATCGCGATCCGCACCGCGCCGGGCACAGACGCGGTCGCCGTCCAGGACGGCACCGTCGTCGGGCTGGGCGAGAGCGACCGCCTGGGCCGGTTCGTCCGCCTGCGCGACGTCTACGGCAACCGCTACACGTACGGCCACCTGGGATCGCTCGCCGCGCGCGTGCCCGCCGCCGGCGCCGACGCCGCCGACGAGGAGCACCCGGCGGCGGAGGACGAGCCGCGCGACCCCAAGCCGACCGCGGCTGCGACCGCCGGGCGGCAGGAGCGCGGCGGCGAGCCCGCGGGCGCGGCGACCGACGCCGCGCCGGGGGATGCCGCCGCGCCCGCGGACGGGGACGCACGCCGCCCGGCGGCAGCTGACGGCGGCGACCGGCGCGACGGCCGGTCCGGAGCGCCGGCCGACCCGGACGCCCTGCCCGCCACGCCCGGTCCCGCGGCCGGCGGACCGGTCGCGACCGACGGCGGCGACGACCGCGTCCGCGCGAACCCCGCCGCTCCGGACCCCGCCCCGGCCGCGACCGTCCCGGGCGACCTGGCCGCCGGCGATCCCTCGGCCACGCCCACCCCGACGCCGCAGACCGAGGAGCCGGCCGCGCCGCGTCCGGTCCACGAGCGGGAGACCGGTCCCACGCGGCCGCTGCGCGAGGGCACCCGCGTCACCGGCGGCACGGTCCTGGGCACCGTCGGGGCCGCGAAGGACGGCGAGGACGACCCGAAGCGCGCGGCGATGACGTTCGAGGTGCGACCCGCCGGACGCAACGCGCCGCGGGTCGACCCGAAGCCGCTGCTCGAGGGCTGGCGCCTGCTCGCGTCCAGCTCGGTGCTGGGGGCGAAGAACGGCGGCGCGATGTTCGCCGCCGGCCAGGGCGGCGCGAGCGCCGGGCAGGTGCTGCTCATGAGCAAGGCGCAGCTCGAGCGCCGGGTGCTCGCCGACGACCGCATCGACATCTACGAGCGCGGGCGCGAGCAGATCCGGCAGGGTCTCGTCGATCGCCGCGTCCTGGCGACGCTCGCGTACCTGTCGGCCAGCGGCCGGCGCCTGACGATCTCGTCGCTGCGGCGCCCCGGGTCGATCACCACGTCCGGCAACCTGTCCGAGCACGACTCCGGCAACGCGGTCGACATCGCGGCGGTGGACGGCAAGGTCATCTCGCCCGCCACCCAGGGCCCGGGCTCGATCACGGCGGACGTCATCCGTCAGCTGCTCGCGCTGCAGGGCACGATGAAGCCGCACCAGATCATCAGCCTGATGACGCCGTCCGACTTCGGTGGCGCGGACAACGTGCTGGCGCTGCCCGACCACGCCGACCACATCCACGTCGGCTTCCACGTCGAGCAGACGGCGGATCCGGTGCTGGGCGAGCAGGCGCGCTCGGCGCTCAAGCCCAGCCAGTGGGACACGCTCATCGGCCGACTGGGCAAGATCGAGAATCCGACGGTGCCGGAGAAGGCGTCGAAGTACGCCATCCGCCGCAAGGGCGCCGGCCGCGGCAAGCGCTGA
- a CDS encoding TetR/AcrR family transcriptional regulator, whose protein sequence is MLDSDARSRRADQLPPGRHGIPREAVAQNQRERILRAVVDVASVAGYGPMVVEDIISTAGVSRRTFYDYFPNKEAAFLEAYDQAVDELKAKVGAAYAIEGTLHERTTWAVHTLIQTLADDPAMAEMGVVEVLAAGAEAVERRCAAMERLSTLITDGVRESGMVPDDAPPLTAQTVTGGIHEVIYSRVLHGELERLRGEVPDIVQTIFLPYVGREGAAEARDAAEAFLGQRLAPPAAAAEA, encoded by the coding sequence GTGCTCGATAGCGACGCCCGCAGCCGGCGCGCCGACCAGCTGCCGCCGGGCCGCCACGGCATCCCGCGCGAGGCGGTGGCGCAGAACCAGCGCGAGCGCATCCTGCGGGCCGTCGTCGACGTCGCCAGCGTCGCGGGCTACGGGCCGATGGTGGTCGAGGACATCATCTCGACGGCCGGCGTCTCGCGGCGCACGTTCTACGACTACTTCCCGAACAAGGAGGCCGCCTTCCTCGAGGCCTACGACCAGGCGGTCGACGAGCTGAAGGCGAAGGTCGGCGCGGCGTACGCGATCGAGGGCACGCTGCACGAGCGCACGACCTGGGCCGTGCACACGCTCATCCAGACGCTGGCGGACGATCCCGCGATGGCCGAGATGGGCGTCGTCGAGGTCCTGGCCGCCGGAGCCGAGGCGGTGGAGCGCCGTTGCGCCGCGATGGAGCGCCTGTCGACGCTGATCACCGACGGCGTGCGCGAGTCGGGGATGGTGCCGGACGACGCCCCGCCGCTGACGGCGCAGACGGTGACTGGCGGCATCCACGAGGTCATCTACTCCCGCGTCCTCCACGGCGAGCTCGAGCGCCTGCGCGGCGAGGTGCCGGACATCGTGCAGACGATCTTCCTGCCGTACGTGGGCCGCGAGGGCGCGGCCGAGGCCCGCGACGCGGCCGAGGCGTTCCTCGGCCAGCGCCTGGCGCCGCCCGCCGCGGCGGCGGAGGCCTGA
- a CDS encoding cation transporter, with product MSSATHEYVVTGMTCQHCVASVREEVGEVAGVEAVEVDLPSGRVSVVGTNVDDEAVAAAVAEAGYKVVD from the coding sequence ATGAGCAGCGCCACCCACGAGTACGTCGTCACCGGCATGACCTGCCAGCACTGCGTCGCGTCCGTCCGCGAGGAGGTCGGCGAGGTCGCCGGCGTCGAGGCGGTCGAGGTCGACCTGCCGTCCGGGCGCGTGAGCGTCGTCGGCACGAACGTGGACGACGAGGCCGTCGCGGCCGCCGTGGCGGAGGCGGGCTACAAGGTCGTCGACTGA
- a CDS encoding metal-sensitive transcriptional regulator — MTNQTPEPAAPDAAPAGRGYSASKDALLKRLKRIEGQVRGIEGMVQDERYCIDVLTQIGAVQAALDKVALGLLDDHVHHCVMGAEGALADERTDELMAAVGRLMRRG; from the coding sequence ATGACGAACCAGACGCCCGAACCCGCCGCCCCCGACGCGGCTCCCGCCGGCCGCGGCTACTCCGCGAGCAAGGACGCGCTGCTCAAGCGCCTGAAGCGCATCGAGGGCCAGGTGCGCGGGATCGAGGGGATGGTGCAGGACGAGCGGTACTGCATCGACGTCCTGACGCAGATCGGCGCGGTCCAGGCCGCGCTGGACAAGGTCGCCCTGGGGCTGCTGGACGACCACGTGCACCACTGCGTCATGGGCGCGGAGGGCGCGCTCGCCGACGAGCGCACGGACGAGCTGATGGCCGCCGTCGGGCGGCTCATGCGCCGCGGCTAG
- a CDS encoding 1-acyl-sn-glycerol-3-phosphate acyltransferase: protein MPSAPPHARPTTTTPSRGRGALAPLAGAAGTVARTALRPAAAPARVARRTVAGLLRARVRPVDPDERDPFLVRDVLPGAWLLASLWFRAEVRGLHHVPRDTPVLLVGNHSGGTMTPDSLVFALAFASHFGPERPLHVLVHALASAYPGLGVLRRLGILPADPDAARRALRSGSCVLVYPGGEREAHRPSWRSARVDLGDRTDVVRLALEADVPIVPVVAIGGQETALFLGRGEGLARRLRLDRLLGVDALPLSLAAPWGLNVGDALGHVPLPAKIVVQVLPPVDVREEFGDEPDEAAVLAHVGATMQEMLGELARRRRLPVVG, encoded by the coding sequence ATGCCGTCCGCGCCGCCGCACGCCCGCCCGACGACCACCACGCCCTCCCGCGGGCGCGGGGCCCTCGCGCCGCTGGCCGGGGCCGCCGGCACCGTCGCGCGCACGGCCCTGCGTCCCGCGGCGGCCCCGGCGCGCGTCGCCCGGCGCACCGTCGCCGGCCTGCTCCGCGCGCGCGTGCGGCCCGTCGACCCGGACGAGCGCGACCCCTTCCTCGTCCGCGACGTCCTGCCCGGGGCGTGGCTGCTGGCCAGCCTGTGGTTCCGGGCCGAGGTGCGCGGGCTGCACCACGTGCCGCGGGACACGCCGGTGCTGCTCGTCGGCAACCACTCCGGCGGCACGATGACCCCCGACTCGCTCGTCTTCGCGCTCGCGTTCGCCAGCCACTTCGGACCCGAGCGCCCGCTCCACGTCCTCGTCCACGCCCTGGCGTCGGCGTACCCGGGGCTCGGCGTGCTGCGCCGCCTGGGGATCCTGCCGGCGGACCCCGACGCCGCGCGGCGCGCGCTGCGCAGCGGGTCGTGCGTCCTGGTCTACCCCGGCGGCGAGCGCGAGGCGCACCGGCCCAGCTGGCGGTCGGCGCGCGTGGACCTGGGCGACCGGACCGACGTCGTGCGCCTGGCGCTCGAGGCCGACGTGCCGATCGTGCCGGTGGTCGCCATCGGCGGGCAGGAGACGGCGCTCTTCCTCGGCCGGGGCGAGGGGCTGGCGCGCCGTCTGCGCCTGGACCGGCTGCTCGGCGTCGACGCGCTCCCGCTGTCGCTCGCCGCGCCGTGGGGGCTCAACGTCGGCGACGCCCTCGGGCACGTCCCCCTCCCGGCGAAGATCGTCGTGCAGGTGCTGCCGCCGGTGGACGTGCGGGAGGAGTTCGGCGACGAGCCGGACGAGGCCGCGGTGCTCGCGCACGTCGGCGCGACGATGCAGGAGATGCTCGGCGAGCTGGCGCGCCGGCGGCGCCTGCCGGTGGTGGGCTGA
- a CDS encoding AMP-binding protein — protein MRITERIDLPVAPERAWRAVVEPRVVVRATPGLEAFEAVDGGPLRVGSRIRALMRVGAAELGSELEVTVLNEGSDLGATSVTGIDLQVGLRVRPHGDGARVTVHLGFNPPGGMTGALAGAVVRPELRRRTRAMLRAIERLLLAEEPPASVPGPAAVAGRALRTVAVLGGAGALRPLRPDRAAVALGRLAAWGPTPAGAYAAAAVRDPHRLAIVDGDRALTYAELEARTTALAVALRDRGVVEGHRVAIACRNHRGFVEALVATGKAGADALLVNTGFAAPQVRAVFDRERPTALVCDADLLDLMDDALGAGGSQVVSRVVSAWGAGPAPRPGVRALEELIVEGAGRALAHPKAPGRVVLLTSGTTGVPKGTRRRRIGLDAAVSFLDRLPYRDGSTVLVAPPLFHAWGYANLIATLLLGGTVVLRRDADPDGLLRSAARHDADVLAAVPAHLRGILALDPAAREAHDVSRLRVVAVSGSPLPGDVARRWTAAYGPGLHAVYGATEVGWAAVAGPDDLRAAPGTAGRIPYGTQVRIFDEDGVPLPTHRVGRIHVRGPLTSQRYTDGTRLPQRDGLTDTGDLGYLDDLGRLYVLGRADDMVVAGGERLFPVAVEDVLAEHPAVADVAVVPDPGGEERLVAHVVLAPGAMLTAQEARAHVAAQRPRAEVPAEVRFHDALPRGAAGKVAAADLPG, from the coding sequence GTGCGGATCACGGAGCGCATCGACCTGCCCGTCGCGCCCGAACGCGCCTGGCGCGCCGTCGTCGAGCCGCGCGTCGTCGTCCGCGCGACCCCCGGCCTGGAGGCGTTCGAGGCGGTGGACGGGGGGCCGCTGCGGGTCGGCTCGCGGATCCGGGCGCTCATGCGCGTCGGGGCCGCCGAGCTGGGCAGCGAGCTCGAGGTGACGGTCCTCAACGAGGGCAGCGACCTGGGCGCCACGAGCGTCACGGGGATCGACCTGCAGGTGGGGCTCCGCGTGCGCCCGCACGGCGACGGCGCCCGCGTGACCGTCCACCTGGGCTTCAACCCGCCGGGCGGGATGACCGGCGCGCTCGCCGGCGCGGTCGTGCGGCCCGAGCTGCGCCGCCGCACCCGGGCGATGCTGCGGGCGATCGAGCGGCTGCTGCTGGCCGAGGAGCCGCCCGCGTCCGTGCCCGGGCCCGCCGCCGTCGCGGGCCGGGCGCTGCGGACCGTCGCGGTGCTCGGCGGCGCGGGCGCGCTGCGGCCGCTGCGCCCCGACCGGGCCGCGGTCGCGCTGGGCCGCCTGGCCGCCTGGGGCCCGACGCCCGCGGGCGCGTACGCCGCCGCGGCCGTCCGCGACCCGCACCGCCTGGCGATCGTCGACGGCGACCGCGCCCTGACGTACGCCGAGCTCGAGGCCCGCACGACCGCGCTGGCCGTCGCGCTGCGCGACCGCGGCGTCGTCGAGGGGCACCGCGTGGCGATCGCGTGCCGCAACCACCGCGGGTTCGTCGAGGCGCTCGTCGCGACCGGCAAGGCGGGCGCCGACGCGCTGCTGGTCAACACCGGCTTCGCGGCGCCGCAGGTGCGGGCCGTCTTCGACCGCGAGCGGCCGACCGCGCTCGTCTGCGACGCGGACCTGCTCGACCTGATGGACGACGCGCTCGGCGCGGGCGGCAGCCAGGTCGTCTCGCGCGTCGTCTCGGCCTGGGGGGCCGGCCCGGCGCCGCGGCCCGGCGTGCGGGCGCTCGAGGAGCTCATCGTCGAGGGCGCCGGCCGCGCGCTGGCCCACCCGAAGGCCCCCGGGCGGGTGGTCCTGCTGACGTCGGGCACCACGGGCGTCCCGAAGGGCACCCGGCGCCGCCGGATCGGCCTGGACGCCGCGGTCTCGTTCCTGGACCGGCTGCCGTACCGCGACGGGAGCACCGTGCTCGTCGCCCCGCCGCTGTTCCACGCCTGGGGGTACGCCAACCTCATCGCCACGCTGCTCCTGGGCGGCACGGTGGTGCTCCGCCGCGACGCCGACCCGGACGGGCTGCTGCGTTCGGCGGCGCGGCACGACGCCGACGTGCTGGCGGCCGTCCCGGCGCACCTGCGCGGCATCCTCGCCCTCGACCCGGCGGCGCGCGAGGCCCACGACGTTTCCCGCCTGCGGGTGGTCGCGGTGTCGGGCTCGCCCCTGCCGGGCGACGTCGCGCGGCGCTGGACGGCGGCCTACGGGCCCGGGCTGCACGCCGTGTACGGTGCCACCGAGGTGGGCTGGGCGGCGGTCGCCGGGCCGGACGACCTGCGCGCGGCGCCGGGCACCGCCGGGCGGATCCCGTACGGCACGCAGGTGCGGATCTTCGACGAGGACGGCGTGCCGCTCCCGACCCACCGCGTCGGACGCATCCACGTGCGCGGGCCGCTGACGAGCCAGCGCTACACGGACGGCACCCGGCTGCCGCAGCGCGACGGCCTGACGGACACGGGCGACCTGGGCTACCTGGACGACCTGGGCCGGCTGTACGTGCTCGGCCGCGCCGACGACATGGTCGTGGCCGGCGGCGAGCGGCTGTTCCCCGTCGCGGTCGAGGACGTGCTAGCCGAGCACCCCGCGGTCGCGGACGTCGCCGTCGTGCCCGACCCGGGCGGCGAGGAGCGGCTGGTCGCGCACGTCGTCCTGGCGCCGGGCGCCATGCTGACCGCGCAGGAGGCCCGCGCGCACGTCGCGGCGCAGCGGCCGCGCGCCGAGGTGCCCGCCGAGGTGCGCTTCCACGACGCGCTGCCGCGCGGCGCCGCCGGCAAGGTGGCGGCGGCGGACCTGCCCGGCTGA